A stretch of the Manis pentadactyla isolate mManPen7 chromosome 16, mManPen7.hap1, whole genome shotgun sequence genome encodes the following:
- the LOC118927647 gene encoding beta-defensin 133-like — translation MKIPVLLFVLFFFLAPLPPSKREVSAESAGEKETELPRVVYVGPRRESQKGLVTLIKGKAPVKCAMKDAYGCFIQRGKCRRECHDSEKRVDFCTRLNANCCM, via the exons ATGAAGATTcctgtccttctctttgttttatttttctttctggccCCATTGCCACCAAGTAAA AGAGAAGTCTCAGCTGAGTCAGCTGGAGAAAAAGAGACTGAATTGCCAAGAGTGGTTTATGTTGGTCCCAGGAGGGAATCTCAAAAAGGACTTGTAACCTTAATAAAAGGTAAAGCTCCTG TAAAATGTGCCATGAAAGACGCCTATGGTTGCTTCATCCAAAGAGGCAAATGTAGACGCGAGTGCCATGATTCTGAAAAACGAGTTGATTTCTGCACACGGCTAAATGCCAACTGTTGTATGTAG
- the DEFB114 gene encoding LOW QUALITY PROTEIN: beta-defensin 114 (The sequence of the model RefSeq protein was modified relative to this genomic sequence to represent the inferred CDS: inserted 1 base in 1 codon), with the protein MSFSSYSSFTVATCTLVDPDWCSKXFGCCKRNCAIHEKQIDICSSPTKICCIERLYEEK; encoded by the exons atgtccttcagtag TTACTCTTCTTTTACTGTAGCTACGTGTACCTTGGTGGATCCTGACTGGTGCTCAA TATTTGGTTGCTGTAAGAGAAACTGTGCTATACATGAAAAGCAAATTGACATATGTTCCTCACCAACTAAGATTTGCTGTATTGAGAGgttatatgaagaaaaataa
- the DEFB113 gene encoding beta-defensin 113: MKILCIFLIFVFTVSCGPSASQKTAREIKERKRECYLVRGTCKTSCNSWEYVYNHCNIEPCCVVREYQKPTPKRITTTAYAYVNFNFTTAHTSTVKQYYFKKMNFLFPVSLFSCGCHLAFWTTWQKFSSTHMTNPSLSIILPFTSGLFIHLAQ, from the exons ATGAAGAtactttgtattttcctgatctttgtcttcactgtgtcttgTGGTCCATCAG CTTCAcagaaaacagcaagagaaatcaaagaaagaaaaagagaatgttaCCTTGTTCGTGGTACTTGCAAGACTTCATGCAACAGCTGGGAATACGTATATAATCACTGCAACATTGAGCCCTGCTGTGTCGTGCGGGAATACCAAAAGCCAACCCCTAAACGCATCACTACTACAGCGTATGCatatgttaattttaattttactacAGCACATACCAGTACAGTGaaacaatattattttaaaaaaatgaactttctATTTCCTGTAAGTCTATTTTCATGTGGGTGTCATCTGGCCTTCTGGACTACCTGGCAGAAGTTCTCATCCACCCATATGACAAATCCCTCTTTGTCCATAATACTTCCCTTTACCTCTGGCCTGTTTATTCACCTTGCACAGTAG